From the genome of Lentilactobacillus buchneri, one region includes:
- a CDS encoding nitroreductase family protein, which produces METLKMIQSRKAVREYSGQVSDDQLHEILVAANASPVGMGRYDDYRLTVIQDPTVLSKMTGIYEAPTVIVVSVKEESASDEISAGAIVHNMELAAEDQGLGANYNMASLESIPSGVVPDGFKPAFALTLGQTNDTFTPREIPLDRIKTNTVK; this is translated from the coding sequence ATGGAAACATTGAAAATGATTCAGTCACGTAAAGCAGTTCGTGAGTATTCGGGCCAAGTGTCCGATGATCAGCTGCACGAAATTTTGGTTGCAGCCAACGCCAGTCCGGTTGGGATGGGGCGCTATGATGATTATCGATTGACGGTGATCCAAGATCCAACTGTTTTGTCAAAAATGACTGGCATTTATGAAGCCCCAACGGTGATTGTGGTTTCAGTGAAGGAAGAGAGTGCCTCCGATGAGATTTCAGCCGGCGCGATCGTTCACAACATGGAATTGGCCGCTGAAGATCAGGGATTAGGTGCCAACTATAATATGGCCAGTTTGGAATCCATTCCAAGCGGAGTCGTTCCAGATGGTTTTAAGCCGGCATTTGCCTTGACCCTTGGCCAGACCAACGATACATTCACACCACGGGAAATTCCGTTGGATCGGATTAAGACAAATACTGTGAAATGA
- a CDS encoding VanZ family protein, producing MIKWLPYLLNITGVLVWLKIQSRNLRQLTWCQLFTIVTSIIYILVVSYLTLAPTSYAFVGPQQVSPMMIGSAPINLIPFWSTTADFYQNVVMMLPMGVYLGLLLPKFNLRKVLLTGLSVSLTIESLQFVLDLSVGLSRWVDINDVLTNTFGVIVGWLILKGLMHTIFQRLLSHFAITAFSHQKGK from the coding sequence ATGATTAAATGGTTGCCATATTTATTAAATATTACTGGTGTATTGGTCTGGTTGAAGATTCAATCAAGGAACTTGAGGCAATTGACCTGGTGCCAACTGTTCACAATTGTCACTTCAATCATCTATATTTTGGTTGTGAGCTATCTTACCTTGGCGCCGACATCATACGCGTTCGTGGGACCCCAACAAGTCTCACCGATGATGATCGGTTCGGCACCCATTAATTTGATCCCATTTTGGAGTACCACTGCTGATTTTTATCAAAATGTGGTGATGATGCTGCCGATGGGCGTGTATTTGGGATTGCTGCTGCCAAAGTTCAACCTGCGAAAAGTCTTATTGACCGGGTTGAGTGTCAGCTTGACCATTGAAAGCCTGCAGTTCGTTTTGGATCTGTCGGTCGGGCTGTCCAGATGGGTCGATATTAACGACGTGTTGACCAACACGTTTGGGGTGATCGTCGGCTGGCTCATTTTGAAAGGCTTGATGCACACGATCTTTCAGCGACTCTTGAGTCATTTTGCGATTACAGCATTTTCACACCAAAAGGGTAAATGA
- a CDS encoding NADH-dependent flavin oxidoreductase, whose protein sequence is MTKYNFLQPTQLRNGVTIKNRIAMSPMTEMSSFEDGSITGDEIDYFRLRAGGPGMIITGCANVNDLGKGFEGELSVAHDNMLPGLSRLANAFKINHTKAILQIFSAGRMSNSRVLRGHQTVSASAVAPQRLGAETPRALSAEEVEQTIQDFANATQLAIDAGFDGVELHGANTYLIQQFFSPHSNRRTDHWGGSLEKRMNFPLAVVDACAAVIKRSDNPKFILGYRISPEELEKPGIRMTDTLALVKELNQKPIDYLHMSLADAWQGSIVDRDDQQPLFEKVQAVLADDLPLMVVGHLASPAQVAKLIDAGVQFAAMGRELIREPKWVQKVEAGDEKAIRYTFSLRDLDELKVTPPLLNFLRTAFKKGFPISTDEKQIRI, encoded by the coding sequence ATGACAAAATATAATTTCCTACAACCAACCCAATTAAGAAACGGTGTCACCATTAAAAATCGCATCGCAATGTCACCGATGACCGAGATGTCCAGTTTTGAAGACGGTTCGATCACCGGAGACGAAATCGACTACTTCCGATTGCGTGCCGGTGGCCCCGGCATGATTATTACCGGCTGCGCCAACGTCAATGATCTGGGCAAAGGCTTTGAAGGCGAACTCAGTGTCGCACATGACAACATGCTGCCCGGGTTGTCGCGGCTTGCCAACGCCTTCAAAATCAATCATACCAAAGCAATTCTTCAAATCTTCAGCGCCGGTCGAATGAGTAACTCGCGGGTACTGCGCGGCCATCAAACCGTCTCTGCCAGCGCGGTCGCTCCACAACGCTTGGGTGCCGAAACCCCTCGGGCGCTTTCCGCTGAAGAAGTTGAGCAGACCATTCAGGACTTCGCCAACGCCACTCAATTGGCCATTGACGCCGGTTTTGATGGCGTCGAACTCCACGGTGCCAACACCTATTTGATTCAGCAATTCTTCAGTCCCCATTCCAACCGCAGAACAGACCACTGGGGCGGCTCCTTGGAAAAACGGATGAACTTCCCTTTGGCGGTTGTTGATGCATGCGCAGCCGTCATCAAGCGTTCTGATAACCCAAAGTTTATCTTGGGCTACCGGATTTCGCCTGAGGAACTGGAAAAGCCTGGTATCAGAATGACCGACACCCTGGCCTTGGTGAAAGAACTCAATCAAAAGCCAATTGATTATCTGCACATGTCATTGGCGGATGCCTGGCAGGGATCAATTGTCGATCGCGATGACCAGCAGCCGCTCTTCGAAAAAGTCCAAGCAGTCCTGGCGGATGATTTACCATTGATGGTTGTCGGCCATTTGGCATCCCCAGCTCAAGTTGCCAAGTTGATTGACGCCGGCGTCCAATTTGCCGCCATGGGCCGTGAGTTGATCCGTGAGCCCAAGTGGGTCCAAAAAGTTGAAGCTGGTGATGAAAAGGCAATTCGCTATACCTTCTCATTGCGGGATTTGGACGAATTAAAGGTAACTCCGCCCCTGCTTAACTTCTTGCGGACTGCGTTTAAGAAGGGCTTCCCGATCTCGACGGATGAGAAGCAAATTCGAATTTAA
- a CDS encoding DUF4931 domain-containing protein → MANQPLVFDYQAAQGKPENIRHPEGYCPFCDVEHLTNILAQDDDRIWLVNKFRTLEDTFQTVVIESSDHLGGPSTYSVEQNRQVFEFAFKCWHQMIVSNKYQSTIMYKNYGPLSGGSLRHPHFQIVGLDNYDVYQNIDISNFTGVEVIHDERCEITLSTQPIIGFVEINIAIDEVGHIDDLADAVQVIVKYLLNDYMGGRLSSYNLFFYEMANKFYCKIVPRYATSPYFVGYKIAQVQNEGRLEKIAADISERLSANQ, encoded by the coding sequence TTGGCAAATCAACCGTTAGTATTTGATTATCAAGCGGCTCAAGGCAAGCCGGAGAATATTCGCCATCCGGAAGGGTACTGCCCGTTTTGTGATGTTGAGCATTTGACCAACATTTTGGCACAGGACGACGATCGAATTTGGCTGGTCAATAAGTTTCGGACCCTTGAAGATACCTTTCAGACTGTGGTGATCGAATCCAGTGACCATCTTGGCGGACCCTCCACTTATTCAGTTGAGCAGAATCGTCAAGTGTTCGAATTTGCGTTTAAATGTTGGCACCAAATGATTGTGTCCAATAAATATCAAAGCACGATTATGTACAAGAACTATGGCCCGTTATCCGGCGGCAGTTTACGACATCCACATTTTCAAATTGTCGGATTGGATAATTATGATGTTTATCAAAATATTGATATCAGTAATTTTACCGGAGTTGAAGTGATTCATGATGAGCGCTGTGAAATCACATTATCCACGCAACCGATTATTGGGTTTGTCGAAATCAATATTGCCATCGACGAAGTTGGTCATATTGACGATTTGGCCGATGCTGTCCAAGTGATTGTCAAATATCTGTTGAACGATTACATGGGTGGCCGGCTGTCATCGTACAACTTATTTTTCTACGAAATGGCCAATAAATTTTACTGCAAAATTGTGCCACGTTATGCGACCTCACCATATTTTGTGGGCTATAAAATTGCACAAGTCCAAAATGAAGGCCGACTGGAAAAAATTGCGGCAGATATTTCAGAACGTCTGTCGGCTAATCAATAA
- the ppcA gene encoding phosphoenolpyruvate carboxylase: protein MDRKIPNIMGTQHPDNAGVPFFKHNDNAFVSAFREIDEAYQNFSKLDADEYMWDWEGKHADASVIDRLYSEHYEYFQKHPLGKDKYLTFRLPNIWEEKGYSLMQAMTTILSAEDFAYDLGFKERPLFEAILPMTQSADQLISMEDKFASLSHYKSTEFNTGHKDSDTLQMIPLFEGFESQLHAPQILKKYLEMYKDHFGRELSYMRVFLAGSDSALSNGFLNSIIGNKLALTGLAEFEQESGLPIYPIAGTGSTIFRGGLSPMMIDRYLEEFPGLKTATIQSAFRYDYPLDVVEPAIIKLRDGLQKSKFEIIDHDDQDILLEIAKKAAAEYHETLDPLINDLQPVFDAFPKRRDRHQHVGIIGYSRDVDGYKMPRAITFTGALYSVGVPPEFLGTGRILNKLSDKELNTLMKYYPNIKHDYAHVAKYFSKDALTALQAKNPAWKAVDEDIEAVERLFDIQAGPQTPEQEKHAQLAADLVKISDKETKTTLISRQAILRKFLG from the coding sequence ATGGATAGAAAAATCCCTAATATTATGGGTACTCAACATCCAGATAACGCAGGAGTTCCATTCTTCAAGCACAACGATAATGCATTTGTATCCGCATTTCGTGAAATTGATGAAGCTTACCAAAACTTTTCCAAGCTCGATGCCGATGAGTATATGTGGGACTGGGAAGGCAAACACGCCGATGCATCCGTCATTGACCGTTTGTACTCCGAGCACTACGAATATTTCCAAAAGCATCCCCTTGGCAAAGATAAGTACCTCACTTTCCGTCTGCCAAACATTTGGGAAGAAAAGGGCTACAGTTTGATGCAGGCAATGACCACCATCTTGTCCGCTGAAGACTTTGCTTACGATTTGGGATTCAAGGAACGACCGTTATTCGAAGCTATCTTGCCCATGACCCAATCAGCCGACCAGCTGATTTCCATGGAAGACAAGTTCGCCAGCCTTTCCCACTACAAGTCAACTGAATTTAATACCGGGCACAAAGATTCAGATACTCTGCAAATGATTCCATTGTTTGAAGGATTCGAATCCCAGTTACACGCCCCACAAATCCTGAAAAAATACCTTGAAATGTACAAAGACCACTTTGGCCGTGAATTAAGCTACATGCGGGTCTTCTTGGCGGGATCCGATTCCGCCCTTTCAAACGGTTTCTTGAACAGTATCATTGGGAACAAATTAGCCTTGACCGGCTTGGCAGAATTTGAACAAGAATCTGGCTTGCCGATCTATCCAATTGCCGGAACCGGAAGCACCATCTTCCGTGGCGGCCTATCACCAATGATGATTGACCGTTACCTCGAAGAATTCCCCGGTTTGAAGACGGCAACGATTCAATCGGCATTCCGTTACGATTACCCATTGGATGTGGTTGAACCAGCGATCATCAAACTGCGCGACGGCCTTCAAAAGAGCAAATTTGAAATTATCGATCACGACGACCAAGACATTCTCTTGGAAATCGCTAAAAAAGCCGCTGCAGAATATCACGAAACTTTGGATCCACTCATTAACGACTTACAGCCGGTATTTGATGCCTTTCCAAAGCGTCGGGACCGTCACCAACACGTCGGAATCATCGGTTACTCACGTGACGTTGATGGCTATAAGATGCCTCGTGCGATCACCTTTACCGGTGCCCTGTACTCAGTTGGGGTTCCGCCAGAATTCCTTGGAACTGGCCGCATCTTGAACAAGCTCAGTGACAAAGAACTGAACACCTTAATGAAATACTATCCAAATATCAAACACGATTATGCCCACGTTGCCAAATACTTCAGCAAGGACGCCTTGACTGCTCTTCAAGCCAAGAACCCTGCCTGGAAAGCGGTTGACGAAGATATTGAAGCAGTTGAACGACTATTCGATATTCAGGCCGGCCCACAGACACCTGAACAAGAGAAGCATGCCCAACTAGCCGCTGATCTGGTTAAGATTTCTGATAAAGAAACCAAGACCACCTTAATCAGTCGTCAGGCAATCTTGCGTAAGTTCTTAGGCTAA
- a CDS encoding DUF3862 domain-containing protein, with product MGKPITVTLALMSTLLLSACGTSNSAKKQVDHHFDSQKTAAEYKHDREAEGINLANFNRINIGDITDAAYGSSEDQVLKLFGTPSHVGTVTVNGVTKKTTQYTWKDVSATFPVAKVKVQFLNHKAVGKSYTPAAKRKQRITAKSKINQLGLGTTYQAAINALGTPNGQSIIGQGPMSAKYLLYVTDKNGTAYDLTFTDDKLNNKFKTSIY from the coding sequence ATGGGAAAACCAATTACAGTTACACTCGCATTAATGAGCACACTGTTGCTATCAGCGTGTGGCACTTCGAATTCAGCCAAAAAACAGGTTGATCATCATTTTGACAGTCAAAAAACCGCCGCCGAATATAAACACGATCGAGAAGCTGAAGGGATCAATCTGGCCAATTTTAATCGGATTAATATTGGCGACATTACCGATGCCGCCTATGGTTCCTCGGAAGACCAAGTCCTCAAACTCTTCGGGACTCCTTCCCACGTTGGCACGGTCACCGTCAACGGCGTCACCAAGAAGACGACGCAGTATACCTGGAAGGATGTTTCTGCGACTTTCCCGGTTGCCAAGGTCAAAGTACAGTTTCTCAATCACAAAGCTGTCGGGAAATCCTATACGCCAGCTGCCAAGCGCAAGCAGCGAATCACTGCCAAATCAAAAATTAACCAGTTGGGTCTTGGAACTACATATCAAGCTGCGATTAATGCGTTGGGCACACCAAACGGCCAGTCGATTATCGGCCAGGGACCGATGTCAGCCAAATACTTACTCTATGTCACCGATAAAAACGGGACGGCGTACGATCTCACATTTACGGATGATAAATTGAACAATAAGTTCAAAACTTCGATATACTAA
- a CDS encoding C69 family dipeptidase: MNKFQTTSSCTAFLAGKNATTDGSTMIARNEDAGGGVNAKRFVVVNPTDQPSEYVSTFNQFRVKLPNNPLRYTETPNADVSDGLWGESGINTDNVAMSSTETEFTNTTMLGLDPLVADGIGEEAMLTCVLPYIHNAREGVKRLSDLVTKFGTCESNGIAFSDSDEVWYFETVGGHHWAAERIPDDAYAVAPNQTGIQEINFDDPDHYMYSDDLKAFADKYHLNKARSGFNFRDIFGEDVQADHYYNTPRVWYGQKMFNPEIQQNPESRTMPFTRVADHLISVEDIAFFLSSHYQGTEFDPYGKTGTEESRLRYRPIGMNRNQEIHILQIRPDFPAEHAAIHWLAEGVNEFNAPVPFFANCTDTPDNFKHTPLRTTTESFYWLNKLVAMLADPFFAEHDLEAMTAVSESRKFGFANGRAAVATADAEFKNIAKDKLPEWHNQVNDKIAHAITENVKDLLHQLLLLRAEKMVPTFEKGGEL; the protein is encoded by the coding sequence TTGAATAAATTTCAAACGACTTCCAGCTGTACCGCATTTTTAGCTGGAAAGAATGCTACAACTGACGGATCGACGATGATTGCCAGAAATGAAGATGCCGGCGGAGGCGTGAATGCCAAGCGCTTTGTGGTGGTGAACCCGACAGATCAACCCAGCGAATACGTTTCGACCTTTAACCAATTTCGGGTTAAGCTCCCAAACAATCCGCTGCGCTACACCGAAACACCCAACGCTGACGTTAGTGATGGCCTCTGGGGCGAATCCGGGATTAACACTGACAACGTTGCCATGAGCTCAACTGAAACCGAATTTACCAACACCACCATGCTGGGGTTGGACCCGCTGGTGGCTGACGGTATCGGTGAAGAGGCCATGCTGACTTGTGTCCTCCCCTACATCCATAATGCCCGTGAAGGCGTCAAACGTCTGAGCGATTTGGTCACCAAATTTGGCACTTGTGAAAGCAACGGCATCGCCTTTTCAGATTCAGATGAGGTCTGGTACTTCGAAACAGTCGGTGGGCACCATTGGGCTGCCGAACGAATTCCGGATGACGCTTATGCGGTCGCACCTAATCAAACCGGCATTCAAGAAATCAACTTTGATGATCCTGACCACTATATGTACAGCGACGACCTGAAAGCATTTGCCGATAAGTATCACTTGAACAAGGCCCGTTCCGGCTTTAACTTCCGTGATATTTTCGGTGAGGACGTTCAAGCGGATCACTACTACAACACCCCGCGGGTTTGGTACGGTCAAAAAATGTTTAACCCGGAAATCCAGCAGAATCCCGAAAGTCGGACAATGCCATTTACCAGAGTTGCCGATCATTTGATTTCAGTTGAAGACATTGCCTTCTTTTTGAGCAGCCACTATCAAGGCACCGAGTTTGATCCTTATGGGAAGACCGGAACTGAAGAATCACGGTTGCGCTATCGACCAATTGGTATGAACCGCAACCAAGAGATACATATCCTGCAAATTCGTCCCGATTTTCCAGCCGAACACGCCGCCATTCATTGGCTGGCCGAAGGTGTCAATGAGTTCAACGCGCCAGTACCATTCTTTGCCAACTGCACTGATACCCCGGATAACTTTAAGCACACGCCGCTGCGAACCACGACAGAAAGCTTTTATTGGCTGAATAAGTTGGTTGCCATGTTGGCTGACCCCTTCTTTGCCGAGCATGATCTCGAAGCAATGACTGCGGTTTCTGAAAGCCGCAAGTTTGGCTTTGCCAACGGCCGGGCTGCAGTGGCGACTGCAGATGCAGAATTTAAAAACATTGCCAAGGACAAGTTACCTGAGTGGCATAATCAGGTTAACGACAAGATCGCTCACGCAATTACTGAGAACGTGAAGGATTTGCTGCATCAATTGCTGTTGCTGCGAGCTGAAAAGATGGTACCAACCTTTGAAAAAGGCGGGGAATTATAA
- a CDS encoding OsmC family protein, which produces MQDERWNNPLYQTEAVNDEGLNGHAYVPDGIKVETSSPLNSKPGTNPEQLLGMSLATCLEATLQAVEREHGVPHTAEVHVKVAYIGERAEYQFLVHAQIMVKGVDFETADQFAQEAENRCPVSKLLKNSGNYTAETVTSFD; this is translated from the coding sequence ATGCAAGATGAAAGATGGAATAACCCGTTGTATCAAACCGAAGCTGTGAATGATGAAGGTCTGAACGGCCATGCTTATGTGCCGGATGGCATCAAAGTGGAAACCAGCAGCCCATTGAATTCAAAGCCGGGCACCAACCCGGAACAACTTTTGGGCATGTCTTTGGCCACCTGCTTGGAGGCAACCCTTCAAGCCGTTGAAAGAGAGCATGGTGTCCCCCACACCGCCGAGGTCCACGTCAAAGTGGCTTACATTGGTGAGCGGGCTGAATACCAATTCTTAGTTCACGCTCAGATCATGGTCAAAGGTGTTGACTTTGAAACCGCTGATCAATTTGCACAAGAAGCTGAAAACCGCTGCCCAGTTTCAAAATTACTTAAGAACAGCGGGAACTACACCGCTGAAACAGTTACGAGCTTTGATTAA
- a CDS encoding zinc ribbon domain-containing protein, protein MNQETKFCLSCGKEIPFAASYCPYCGKPQVGLENQPSSPSPTLKQRTPVAASQRQLWYKNWMIWAIIVLGVGLVICIALLNSAKTTVVMQPAASSKTAKTKAKAKKKDPNQVSSNPLIHLSKVGQWKNSEVPGKISMTGLGTKPDTTIQNGPLSVKFKHAEIDKVHANTEDQLDQALTSFNKDSMPKDYTRMKIEYVVTNHSTTTIDFGGIKQIVFSNGYQINFDDDAMADTGSEEELAPHAKRVEYDLVLLSESTTTLKPKSIKIITDESDDSKSLDTVSDGSSFSESISYQA, encoded by the coding sequence ATGAATCAAGAAACAAAGTTCTGTTTAAGTTGCGGCAAAGAGATTCCATTTGCTGCATCGTATTGTCCCTACTGTGGCAAACCACAAGTAGGATTGGAAAATCAACCATCGTCACCATCGCCCACTTTAAAGCAACGGACACCCGTGGCAGCATCTCAAAGACAACTTTGGTATAAAAACTGGATGATTTGGGCCATTATCGTATTGGGAGTTGGCCTGGTAATCTGTATCGCCCTATTGAATAGTGCGAAAACAACGGTTGTCATGCAGCCTGCAGCGAGTTCGAAGACCGCTAAGACCAAAGCGAAGGCTAAGAAAAAGGATCCAAACCAAGTCTCTTCAAACCCTCTTATCCATCTGTCAAAAGTTGGGCAATGGAAAAATAGCGAAGTTCCAGGAAAAATTTCCATGACCGGACTAGGAACTAAACCGGATACGACAATCCAAAATGGGCCGCTTTCTGTTAAATTTAAACACGCTGAGATCGACAAAGTTCATGCAAATACAGAAGATCAGCTTGATCAGGCACTGACTTCGTTTAACAAAGATAGTATGCCTAAAGACTACACGCGAATGAAAATTGAGTATGTTGTTACCAATCATTCCACAACAACGATTGACTTTGGCGGAATCAAGCAAATTGTATTTTCCAACGGTTATCAAATAAACTTCGATGACGATGCGATGGCTGATACAGGTTCTGAAGAAGAGTTGGCTCCCCATGCCAAGCGGGTGGAATATGACTTAGTCTTATTATCTGAGTCCACTACGACACTGAAGCCCAAAAGTATTAAGATCATTACAGATGAGTCTGACGATTCAAAATCTTTAGATACAGTTTCTGATGGATCAAGTTTCTCAGAAAGTATCAGTTATCAAGCCTGA
- a CDS encoding putative quinol monooxygenase, with amino-acid sequence MKVINVELSVKPGMQSDYEAFIDELVDGSRGEAGNVSYDHFKKLHSDTEYEIIEHWQDEKAVEFHNNTPHFQKFLSGVGDFLTKDPVIIRMDYNE; translated from the coding sequence ATGAAAGTTATCAACGTTGAATTGTCAGTTAAACCAGGGATGCAATCGGACTACGAAGCATTTATTGATGAATTGGTCGATGGCTCCCGTGGCGAAGCAGGCAACGTCAGCTACGACCATTTCAAGAAGCTCCATAGTGACACTGAGTATGAAATTATTGAACATTGGCAGGATGAAAAAGCTGTTGAATTCCACAACAATACGCCCCATTTCCAAAAATTTTTATCCGGGGTTGGCGACTTTTTGACTAAAGATCCTGTGATCATTCGAATGGATTATAACGAATAA
- a CDS encoding pyridoxamine 5'-phosphate oxidase family protein — protein MMAKLNQAMKDMIAGELSYISTVDADGNPDVGPKISMRVLDDEHLIYNEMTGGQTQANINNNGKAIVAVANAKALKGFRFGGTAKLYTDGDYFDQAAKWAEGKFPAPKGAGVITIEKIWTLDPGPKAGKLFEE, from the coding sequence ATGATGGCTAAATTGAACCAGGCAATGAAAGACATGATTGCCGGAGAATTATCGTATATTTCAACTGTTGATGCAGATGGTAATCCAGATGTTGGACCCAAAATTTCGATGCGGGTTCTGGATGATGAGCATCTGATTTATAACGAAATGACCGGCGGCCAAACCCAAGCAAACATCAATAATAACGGCAAAGCAATTGTGGCCGTTGCCAACGCCAAGGCATTAAAAGGATTCCGGTTCGGTGGAACGGCGAAACTCTACACGGACGGTGACTACTTTGATCAAGCTGCCAAATGGGCAGAAGGTAAGTTCCCAGCTCCCAAGGGTGCCGGTGTGATTACCATTGAAAAGATTTGGACATTGGATCCAGGTCCTAAGGCAGGAAAGCTATTTGAAGAATAG